In Desulfosporosinus sp. Sb-LF, the following are encoded in one genomic region:
- a CDS encoding zinc-ribbon domain containing protein: MAFEDKDLVCKDCGATFIFTTGEQEFYAEKGFENEPQRCRECRNARKASRNSQEGRSREMFTVVCADCGVETQVPFQPTSDRPVYCRECYQHHRPAREQY; the protein is encoded by the coding sequence ATGGCCTTTGAAGACAAAGATCTAGTATGTAAAGACTGCGGAGCGACTTTTATTTTTACAACTGGCGAACAAGAGTTCTATGCTGAAAAGGGTTTCGAAAATGAACCACAACGTTGCCGCGAATGCCGTAACGCACGCAAAGCAAGCCGTAACTCTCAAGAAGGAAGATCACGCGAAATGTTTACCGTCGTATGTGCGGACTGTGGAGTAGAAACTCAAGTTCCTTTCCAACCGACATCCGATCGTCCAGTATACTGCCGTGAGTGCTATCAGCACCACCGCCCAGCTCGCGAACAATATTAA
- a CDS encoding ComF family protein translates to MKRFWKEATKITRALWYADERACAFCGVERGPICPSCTINYLHPELGRCRGCGKLIMSEDILCLDCGAGKGPKQLDRIVAWGHYSGGLREFIHAVKFKAQPRRLLEIARPFSNWAINQLPPVEGVVAVPMHAARLMERGFNQAEVIASMLHWELGLPIIPGVERIEPTSSQVLLSRQERLLNLKGAFIVRKPGNIKGQNMWLVDDVTTTGATLEAVAEVLRESGAHEIYGLCLAAGLEKKLVPSCE, encoded by the coding sequence TTGAAGAGGTTTTGGAAGGAAGCAACCAAAATCACCCGTGCTCTTTGGTATGCGGACGAACGAGCTTGCGCATTTTGTGGCGTGGAGCGCGGACCAATTTGCCCATCTTGCACGATAAACTATCTTCACCCCGAACTCGGTCGGTGTAGGGGGTGCGGGAAATTAATTATGTCAGAGGATATTCTTTGTCTCGACTGTGGAGCTGGAAAGGGGCCGAAACAGCTTGATCGAATTGTGGCCTGGGGACATTACTCCGGAGGATTAAGGGAGTTTATTCATGCTGTCAAATTCAAAGCACAGCCTCGACGCTTGCTTGAAATTGCTCGGCCTTTTTCAAATTGGGCCATTAATCAGCTACCTCCCGTCGAAGGGGTAGTGGCTGTGCCAATGCACGCAGCTCGTTTAATGGAACGAGGCTTTAATCAGGCAGAAGTTATTGCTTCGATGTTGCACTGGGAATTGGGATTGCCGATAATCCCAGGAGTTGAGAGAATAGAGCCAACATCATCTCAAGTTCTTCTTTCCCGCCAGGAACGTCTGCTCAACTTAAAAGGTGCATTCATAGTACGGAAACCCGGGAATATTAAAGGGCAAAATATGTGGCTTGTCGATGATGTAACTACCACGGGGGCAACGCTTGAGGCCGTGGCAGAAGTATTGCGAGAAAGCGGAGCACATGAAATTTATGGCTTGTGCTTAGCCGCTGGGTTAGAAAAAAAACTTGTGCCTTCGTGTGAATAG
- a CDS encoding glycosyltransferase translates to MKTHRILHIIGGGEIGGAEQHVLSLLKGLNRTHFAPHLICLTHGPFAGLALDHQIPTQTFPMRFPLDLSPLPSLIRWTRQQGITLIHTHGSRANLLGRLSAKWMGIPCLSTVHSSLAHDYSSTWSARMALGLDRLTLPLTSGIIAVSEYLAEEVALRGGRNIDTIYNGQNRLLIKDPHSARQHFREQWGIPTEALVLGTIGRLHPTKGQTYLIKAAMRMRLTFPSLHLLLIGEGPLHQDLELELERNSIPYTLTGYLSNAYEALPAMDLFVLPSISEGMGLVLLEAMQAGVPIVASAVGGIPEVVRSGKDGLLVPPRDVTGFSEACTSILKNPDLSKSLVRSGQSRWSMFSIENMILKTEQVYTRLLTKAIPPAKKISNI, encoded by the coding sequence ATGAAAACCCACAGAATTTTACATATCATAGGTGGCGGAGAAATCGGCGGGGCAGAGCAGCATGTGTTATCCCTCCTCAAAGGTTTGAACCGAACTCATTTCGCCCCACATCTTATCTGCCTTACCCATGGTCCTTTCGCAGGCCTTGCGCTCGATCATCAGATTCCTACTCAGACCTTTCCAATGCGCTTCCCCCTTGACCTGTCTCCTCTTCCTAGCCTCATTCGTTGGACTCGACAACAAGGGATAACCCTTATTCATACCCACGGTTCTCGGGCCAATCTCCTCGGACGTTTGAGTGCAAAATGGATGGGTATCCCCTGTCTATCCACTGTACATAGCTCCCTGGCCCATGATTATAGTTCTACTTGGTCTGCTCGTATGGCTTTAGGACTCGACCGCTTAACCCTGCCTTTGACTTCTGGGATTATCGCCGTATCTGAATATTTAGCAGAGGAAGTTGCTTTGAGAGGCGGCCGAAATATTGACACTATTTATAACGGCCAAAACCGCTTACTCATTAAGGATCCACATTCTGCTCGACAACACTTCCGCGAGCAATGGGGAATTCCAACCGAAGCGCTCGTCCTCGGAACGATTGGTCGACTCCATCCCACTAAAGGACAAACTTATCTTATTAAAGCCGCTATGCGAATGCGTTTAACCTTTCCAAGCCTTCATCTTTTGTTAATCGGAGAAGGTCCACTCCATCAAGACCTAGAACTCGAGCTTGAACGCAATTCCATTCCCTACACCCTAACCGGATACCTTTCCAATGCTTATGAAGCCCTACCTGCCATGGACCTTTTTGTTCTACCGTCTATTAGTGAAGGTATGGGGTTAGTCCTCCTCGAAGCGATGCAGGCCGGAGTTCCGATTGTTGCCAGTGCTGTCGGAGGAATCCCAGAAGTTGTCCGCTCTGGAAAAGATGGACTACTTGTTCCTCCCCGTGATGTAACAGGTTTTTCCGAAGCGTGCACTTCCATTCTCAAAAATCCCGATTTATCGAAATCCCTTGTTCGTTCCGGCCAAAGCCGCTGGTCCATGTTTTCTATTGAAAATATGATCTTAAAAACCGAACAAGTCTACACTCGTTTACTTACTAAAGCTATTCCGCCTGCCAAAAAAATATCCAACATTTAA
- a CDS encoding ABC transporter permease, producing the protein MSSSESPTTQLVQEDKAETSQFLLRRFFRNKMAVLGLFVFLFMIFIAIFAPLLAPYDHLQTDLSVSLQTPSAAHWFGTDEFGRDILSRILFGARVSLMVGVIAVGISFTVGTMLGLIAGYIGGVWDDVIMRFTDILLAFPSILLAIAIMTGLGRGVGNAMIAIGIVGIPVYARIVRGQVLAVRSQEYVEAAKSIGAGSVRQVLRHILPNVLAPLIVQVSLGMSTAILEAASLGFLGLGVQPPQAEWGDMIAHGRRFINNASYMIYFPGIAISLTVLGLNLFGDGLRDILDPRLKK; encoded by the coding sequence ATGTCTTCATCAGAATCACCAACAACTCAACTCGTACAAGAGGACAAGGCAGAAACCTCGCAGTTTCTCTTGCGTCGATTCTTTCGTAATAAAATGGCAGTTCTTGGGCTTTTCGTTTTCCTTTTTATGATTTTTATCGCCATATTCGCCCCATTACTAGCGCCGTACGATCATCTTCAGACAGATTTAAGTGTGAGCTTACAAACACCGTCTGCAGCTCATTGGTTCGGAACAGATGAATTTGGGCGCGATATTTTATCTAGGATTCTTTTTGGGGCGAGAGTCTCCCTTATGGTAGGGGTCATCGCCGTTGGAATTTCTTTTACTGTCGGGACAATGTTGGGATTGATCGCCGGTTACATTGGAGGAGTTTGGGATGATGTCATCATGCGCTTTACCGATATTCTCTTAGCCTTCCCATCGATACTTTTGGCTATTGCGATCATGACCGGACTGGGACGTGGTGTAGGAAACGCTATGATTGCTATTGGGATTGTGGGAATCCCTGTTTATGCTCGTATCGTGCGTGGACAAGTACTTGCCGTACGTTCTCAAGAATATGTGGAAGCAGCAAAATCGATCGGAGCTGGATCTGTGCGTCAAGTTCTACGCCATATTCTTCCCAATGTTTTAGCCCCGCTAATTGTACAAGTTTCCTTAGGAATGTCGACCGCCATTTTAGAAGCAGCTTCGCTGGGGTTCTTGGGTTTAGGAGTTCAACCTCCACAGGCAGAATGGGGCGACATGATTGCTCATGGTCGTCGGTTTATTAATAACGCGTCATATATGATCTACTTTCCCGGAATTGCAATTTCGTTAACTGTTCTAGGGCTGAACCTTTTTGGAGATGGTTTGAGGGATATTTTAGATCCTCGCTTGAAAAAATAA
- a CDS encoding helicase-related protein, with protein sequence MNFFLTLNENGDVSFSPFLERDKLDLGVISVLNTPLPLAAIQVVQERLNRGKHFSFWHRSTRRETQTEILKILKVFGWNTLDFAWEEISRPTLIPQELLNKDRNGYQDNQVRKAFNQLVLGRQLSNGDLHGIARELKIDNEEITKFAHLNVQQGRAQWVPSVKAQGRSWQCQRCGEKDVEEWPSLYGMAATCRSCESIGASSSLDVLYRDHRSLLDGPSEVFFQPHWKLTSAQSLASDQVFEFIKHPTEEMALLWAACGAGKTEVCFPSAAWALQQGKSVLFAAPRQDVIHDVVPRFLRDFPDYPFQVLTGTTPVKYQIGGLVLATTHQVLRFWKAFDVIFMDEMDAFPYHGNRALEWGLHYALRQGGKILYLTATPSPEGLKKVQQGKMRLIRLPARHHRNPLPVPIWKRIRHALEPNECTGELAVQIEALRIQGPVMVFVPKISWIDSWIKCFQRRFQHWCVDGSYSADPGRLNKIEQLRQGEYDLFVSTTILERGITLSGIQVVVLAADHTVFDERALVQMAGRVGRTRENPQGKVIFMSKSMTPAMRTAIRWIEEQNKRALELGLIDTGEERS encoded by the coding sequence ATGAACTTTTTCCTGACGTTGAATGAAAACGGTGACGTCAGTTTTTCTCCGTTTTTAGAGAGGGACAAGCTGGATTTGGGTGTGATAAGTGTTCTGAATACCCCTCTTCCTTTGGCAGCCATTCAGGTCGTCCAGGAGCGGCTAAATAGGGGGAAACACTTTAGTTTTTGGCATAGGTCTACCCGGAGGGAAACACAGACAGAAATTCTCAAGATACTTAAAGTATTTGGCTGGAATACACTGGACTTTGCCTGGGAGGAAATCAGTCGGCCAACGCTGATCCCTCAAGAATTATTGAATAAGGATCGAAATGGTTATCAAGATAACCAGGTTAGAAAGGCGTTCAATCAACTTGTCTTAGGACGGCAACTTTCAAACGGGGATCTTCACGGAATCGCCCGAGAACTTAAAATTGATAATGAAGAGATTACCAAATTCGCTCACCTTAATGTGCAACAGGGAAGGGCGCAGTGGGTTCCATCTGTGAAAGCGCAGGGAAGAAGTTGGCAGTGTCAACGATGTGGGGAGAAGGATGTGGAAGAGTGGCCAAGTCTTTACGGGATGGCCGCAACGTGTCGTAGCTGTGAGAGTATCGGAGCAAGCTCTTCTTTGGACGTGCTTTATCGCGATCATCGCTCACTCTTGGATGGCCCATCTGAGGTGTTTTTCCAGCCACACTGGAAATTAACGTCAGCCCAGAGTTTGGCGAGTGACCAAGTGTTTGAATTTATAAAACATCCAACTGAAGAAATGGCACTTCTCTGGGCTGCGTGTGGAGCAGGAAAAACCGAGGTATGTTTTCCGTCTGCTGCATGGGCATTGCAGCAGGGTAAATCTGTGCTTTTTGCAGCGCCTCGCCAGGATGTCATTCATGACGTTGTACCGAGATTTCTACGAGACTTTCCAGATTATCCGTTTCAAGTTTTAACAGGGACAACCCCGGTAAAGTATCAAATTGGGGGGCTAGTGTTAGCGACCACACACCAAGTATTAAGGTTTTGGAAGGCCTTTGATGTAATTTTTATGGATGAGATGGATGCCTTTCCCTATCATGGAAATCGTGCTCTAGAGTGGGGATTACACTATGCTTTGCGCCAAGGCGGAAAGATACTCTACTTAACGGCGACCCCCTCACCTGAAGGGTTAAAGAAGGTTCAACAAGGTAAAATGCGGCTTATCCGTCTACCGGCACGTCATCATCGCAACCCTTTGCCAGTTCCGATATGGAAAAGAATTCGTCATGCTTTAGAGCCTAATGAGTGTACAGGAGAATTAGCAGTTCAAATCGAAGCATTGAGGATACAAGGGCCGGTGATGGTCTTCGTCCCGAAGATTTCTTGGATCGACTCTTGGATTAAATGCTTTCAACGACGATTTCAGCATTGGTGTGTTGACGGCAGCTACAGTGCAGACCCTGGACGTTTGAACAAAATTGAGCAGTTGCGTCAGGGTGAATATGATCTTTTTGTGAGCACAACTATTTTGGAACGAGGTATTACGTTATCAGGAATTCAAGTGGTCGTTCTCGCCGCAGATCATACTGTTTTCGATGAACGCGCTTTAGTGCAAATGGCAGGAAGGGTAGGTCGAACCCGAGAAAACCCTCAAGGAAAGGTCATATTTATGTCTAAAAGTATGACACCAGCCATGCGTACAGCGATTCGATGGATTGAGGAGCAAAATAAGCGCGCCTTAGAGTTGGGGCTCATTGATACGGGAGAAGAAAGGAGCTAG
- a CDS encoding WecB/TagA/CpsF family glycosyltransferase: MKANILGVTIDTYSMQETVEQIRQAVENRAPMRVVTANPEMIYASDRNQRLKKLINSADIVTADGIGVVWAARRLGTSVQERVTGIDLVQALFPAADAGKWRILFLGGKPGVAEQAANRVCREHSGIILEALHGYFSLAEEPFVLEKIRSFQPDVLLVGMGAPHQEYWIEEHPGLATVSIGVGGSFDALAGTVIRAPKRIQELHVEWLYRLWKEPWRWKRQTVLPRFVLKVLWHQVNLKNSCKSEG, translated from the coding sequence ATGAAAGCCAACATTCTTGGAGTTACCATAGACACATATTCTATGCAGGAAACAGTAGAGCAGATTCGTCAAGCAGTAGAAAATCGGGCTCCAATGCGGGTGGTCACCGCTAATCCAGAAATGATCTATGCCTCAGATCGTAACCAACGGCTAAAAAAGCTTATTAATTCTGCAGATATAGTTACCGCGGATGGTATTGGGGTGGTTTGGGCTGCCCGACGGTTAGGTACTTCAGTTCAAGAGCGAGTGACCGGGATTGATCTAGTTCAGGCCCTCTTCCCAGCGGCTGATGCGGGGAAATGGCGGATTTTATTTCTGGGTGGGAAACCAGGCGTTGCCGAACAGGCGGCGAATCGAGTTTGCCGGGAACACTCTGGGATTATTTTAGAAGCCCTTCACGGATACTTTAGTTTGGCTGAAGAGCCTTTCGTGTTAGAAAAGATTCGGAGTTTTCAACCTGATGTGTTGCTTGTTGGAATGGGGGCTCCACATCAGGAATATTGGATTGAGGAGCATCCAGGATTAGCAACGGTCAGTATAGGGGTAGGTGGAAGTTTCGATGCGCTCGCCGGGACAGTTATTCGCGCGCCAAAACGCATTCAAGAACTTCATGTGGAGTGGCTCTATCGCTTGTGGAAAGAACCCTGGCGCTGGAAACGCCAAACCGTGTTACCACGTTTTGTTTTAAAGGTACTTTGGCATCAAGTTAATTTAAAGAATAGTTGCAAGAGTGAAGGATGA
- a CDS encoding O-antigen ligase family protein: MIESTLHQVSRARSKTADLLALFLALSVIHGLYFPQELMIFGFALSSYVLLSHLNHKFVFIAEKNSAFGLTDFLLLGMILFSVLGVIHPVRVKDGLLEALRWGIFWFIYRLGVQISSDELAKKLLAQRVEWVAIVVAILGWVPWVSKVAGRLSSVFGYPNATAAFLGAVLLVYSRRKPAQIFLGISLLGTGSRAGVGLFLAVLTGQQLLLWIRTSHKPFSLALNQRFHVKKKLLGVYLGRLWVISLGIAGMVFIVFFNRTAWENLMSWGLTSTSWQERLVYYKDGLSLAWNAKGLPQAGGWLAFPTIQRFPYWTADPHSSLINVLLNQGAPGIICAVIWGVFTLIQILKTWGNRVLWKSEVELKEIKAQARAWSALAFLVLHSLVDADFSFSSLGFLFWMIFGSIRKRVKHPRYLFMTNTLVSDIWNRGMLLLSLIMCLFCGSVLLNPTLLERERSWNTKAVELGEKDPGRSIELWNTSLSWDQTQIRPRREQAEFLLRWGKTEIGLKAVEEVLSWQPLDLAAYEWAQSVVWEAAEVQRRTHPETANSLYHWVEDVPRRIEGRVVILSSTDRLLWQGYRDFKPSQHIRLLAEYARQRQLTQPLAKT; encoded by the coding sequence GTGATTGAATCAACGTTACATCAAGTCAGCAGAGCTAGGAGCAAAACAGCAGATCTCCTAGCTCTTTTTCTTGCCCTGAGTGTCATCCATGGTCTATATTTTCCGCAGGAATTAATGATTTTTGGATTTGCTTTGTCGAGTTACGTGTTGCTATCTCACCTAAATCATAAATTCGTTTTTATTGCGGAAAAGAATTCTGCGTTTGGCCTGACCGATTTTTTGCTTCTAGGGATGATACTTTTTTCTGTATTAGGGGTAATTCACCCCGTCAGGGTTAAGGACGGATTACTTGAAGCCTTACGTTGGGGGATTTTCTGGTTCATTTATCGGCTTGGGGTTCAGATCTCCTCGGATGAATTAGCTAAGAAACTTTTAGCACAACGTGTGGAATGGGTGGCGATTGTTGTCGCTATCCTTGGGTGGGTTCCTTGGGTGAGTAAAGTAGCGGGAAGATTAAGTTCTGTCTTTGGATACCCCAATGCTACAGCCGCTTTTTTAGGAGCAGTGCTTTTGGTTTACTCACGTAGGAAGCCAGCTCAAATATTCCTGGGGATTTCTCTACTGGGAACAGGCTCGAGAGCTGGAGTCGGCTTGTTTTTAGCCGTTTTGACGGGCCAACAGCTTCTCCTGTGGATTCGAACGAGCCACAAGCCTTTTTCGCTGGCCTTGAATCAGAGATTTCATGTGAAGAAGAAGCTATTAGGTGTCTATTTAGGAAGGCTATGGGTGATTTCTCTGGGAATTGCCGGAATGGTTTTCATCGTTTTCTTTAATAGAACGGCCTGGGAGAACCTAATGTCATGGGGCCTTACTTCGACGAGTTGGCAGGAACGGTTGGTCTATTATAAGGATGGGCTTAGTTTAGCCTGGAACGCTAAGGGTCTGCCTCAAGCAGGAGGGTGGCTGGCTTTTCCCACGATTCAACGCTTTCCTTATTGGACGGCAGATCCACATTCGAGTTTAATCAATGTCCTTCTAAACCAGGGTGCTCCCGGAATCATATGTGCGGTGATCTGGGGTGTTTTCACGTTAATTCAGATCTTGAAGACTTGGGGGAACCGTGTACTATGGAAATCAGAGGTGGAACTCAAAGAAATTAAGGCACAGGCTCGGGCGTGGAGTGCTTTGGCGTTTTTGGTACTACATAGTTTGGTAGATGCGGATTTTTCGTTTAGCTCGCTGGGCTTTTTATTTTGGATGATTTTCGGGAGCATCCGAAAAAGAGTTAAACATCCTCGCTATCTCTTTATGACGAATACCTTAGTTTCGGATATTTGGAACAGAGGGATGCTTCTTTTAAGTCTAATCATGTGTTTGTTTTGTGGAAGCGTCCTTTTGAATCCAACACTCTTAGAGAGAGAACGGTCCTGGAATACGAAGGCTGTTGAATTGGGTGAAAAGGATCCTGGACGAAGTATTGAACTTTGGAATACGAGTTTATCCTGGGATCAGACGCAAATCAGACCGCGGCGAGAGCAAGCTGAATTCTTACTTCGGTGGGGAAAGACGGAGATTGGATTGAAGGCTGTAGAGGAGGTGCTAAGCTGGCAACCGCTTGACCTGGCAGCATACGAATGGGCACAATCAGTTGTTTGGGAGGCTGCGGAGGTACAGAGGCGAACACACCCCGAAACAGCCAATAGTCTCTATCACTGGGTTGAAGATGTTCCGCGAAGAATTGAAGGGAGAGTGGTCATCCTCTCTTCAACTGATCGGTTGCTGTGGCAAGGTTACCGAGATTTTAAACCCTCTCAACATATCAGGCTCCTAGCTGAATATGCCCGCCAAAGACAACTCACGCAACCCCTAGCAAAAACATAG
- a CDS encoding ABC transporter permease translates to MLRYIIRRIFLLFPVLFGVSLLVFLVLHVFTVDPTSVILGQHATAEKQEALRQELGLNDPLYVQFGHFIGGAVTGDLGRSLFTKEPVTKEITSRFPATIELTVVALLLASIMGISVGIISAVKQYSALDYMSMLGALLGVSMPIFWLGLLFIDIFAVRLGWLPTSNRLSSSVDMVVYTKFFLIDSVIHGFKTGDWGALGDTVRHIIMPAVVLGASSTAVIARMTRSSMLEVIRQDYVRTARAKGLSERAVILKHTLKNAMIPIITVIGLQFGSLLGGAVLTETIFSWPGVGSLTFMAIDHSDFPLVQGTVLLSAAVYVVVNLVVDLLYAFIDPRIHYA, encoded by the coding sequence GTGCTGAGGTACATTATACGCCGAATATTTCTATTATTCCCAGTCCTTTTTGGAGTATCACTATTAGTTTTCCTCGTTTTGCATGTGTTTACGGTCGACCCCACTTCAGTCATCTTGGGACAACATGCCACGGCGGAAAAACAAGAAGCACTTCGGCAAGAACTCGGATTAAATGATCCCCTTTATGTTCAGTTTGGACACTTTATCGGTGGTGCAGTGACTGGGGATTTGGGAAGGTCATTGTTTACTAAGGAGCCTGTCACCAAAGAGATCACGTCACGCTTTCCAGCAACGATTGAGCTAACCGTTGTAGCTTTGTTATTGGCCTCTATCATGGGAATCTCAGTAGGGATCATCTCAGCGGTTAAACAATACTCAGCGTTGGATTATATGAGTATGTTAGGAGCCCTGCTTGGCGTATCAATGCCAATTTTCTGGCTGGGGCTCCTTTTCATCGATATTTTTGCAGTTCGCTTGGGTTGGCTTCCCACCAGTAATCGGTTGAGCTCATCAGTTGATATGGTAGTTTATACGAAGTTCTTTCTCATTGACAGTGTCATACATGGCTTTAAGACGGGAGATTGGGGTGCGTTGGGAGACACTGTTCGTCACATTATTATGCCTGCAGTTGTTCTTGGGGCATCCTCGACAGCAGTCATTGCCCGAATGACACGTTCAAGTATGCTCGAAGTGATCCGTCAGGACTATGTCCGAACAGCGAGGGCCAAAGGGCTAAGTGAGCGGGCTGTAATCCTGAAACATACCTTAAAAAATGCTATGATCCCAATTATCACGGTAATCGGGTTACAGTTTGGAAGCCTGCTGGGTGGAGCAGTCCTTACAGAGACGATCTTTTCCTGGCCAGGTGTAGGATCGTTAACGTTCATGGCGATTGATCACTCAGATTTCCCCCTAGTACAGGGAACAGTGCTTCTTAGTGCAGCAGTCTATGTTGTGGTAAATTTGGTCGTGGATCTCCTTTATGCGTTCATTGATCCGCGGATTCACTACGCTTAA
- the fabZ gene encoding 3-hydroxyacyl-ACP dehydratase FabZ, translating into MLQSQEIQEIVPHRYPFLLVDRIIELEEGKRAVGIKNVTINEPFFQGHFPGHPIMPGVLIMEALAQVGAVAILKLPEYAGFLGLFAGLDDVKFKRQVIPGDQLRLELDLVKLRKSFAVAQGKAYVGDALVAEGTLKFFLERKTLA; encoded by the coding sequence ATGCTTCAGAGCCAAGAAATTCAGGAGATTGTTCCTCATCGTTATCCTTTTCTTCTGGTAGATCGTATCATAGAATTGGAAGAAGGAAAAAGGGCGGTCGGAATCAAGAATGTCACCATCAATGAACCTTTTTTTCAAGGGCACTTTCCAGGGCACCCTATTATGCCAGGGGTTCTGATCATGGAAGCACTAGCCCAGGTTGGGGCAGTAGCTATCCTTAAATTGCCGGAGTATGCGGGCTTCTTGGGTTTATTTGCTGGTTTAGACGACGTTAAATTTAAACGGCAAGTGATTCCCGGAGATCAGCTTCGCTTGGAATTGGATCTTGTAAAACTACGCAAATCGTTTGCTGTCGCTCAGGGCAAAGCGTATGTTGGGGATGCCTTAGTCGCAGAAGGTACCCTTAAATTCTTCCTAGAGCGAAAGACCCTTGCGTAG
- a CDS encoding ABC transporter substrate-binding protein, translated as MRRRLAGVLASLFLVSTLLTGCGGTTTTGSGQAAGAKTVILARGADSISLDPVMIEDGESAKVVANIFDTLVRYKEGSTEVEPSLATEWSTSADGKEWTFKLRKGVKFHDGTPFNAEAVKFNVERQLPPNPTADMPYADFTLGMVDKVVAVDENTVKFVLKNPYAPFLLNLAMSLSAPMGSPTAIKKFGKDFGSNPVGTGPFVFAGWEKDSKITLTANKDYWDGKPKIDKLVFEVVKENSVRANKLLAGEVDIIDGIDPNDVEKLKADTKLNFSTSPGMNINYMGLRTDRKPFNDPKVREAISMAINREEMVKSLYKGNAALANGPLPSILFGYDKDLQPYPFDQAKAKQLLKEAGYDNNLSFELISYPNPRPYNSVGGDSLATAIQGYLKQVGVTVKITSAAWKEHKENVKNGKAEAYLYGWTGDNGDPDNFLYALLHSSQIGNGRLNDAKYNNPQYDELLMKAQQSSDKNERIKDYTAAQEILVKDAPWVFISSSMDMAAASKSITGFKIHPTGVYFLKSLDKATK; from the coding sequence ATGAGAAGAAGATTGGCAGGGGTTCTCGCCTCCCTTTTTCTAGTGAGCACCTTGCTCACTGGATGCGGCGGGACCACCACCACAGGATCAGGCCAGGCCGCAGGAGCCAAAACGGTGATTTTGGCACGTGGAGCAGACTCAATCAGCCTAGACCCAGTCATGATTGAGGATGGCGAATCGGCAAAAGTTGTGGCTAATATTTTTGACACCTTGGTACGATACAAAGAAGGTTCCACTGAGGTAGAACCTTCTCTAGCAACAGAATGGAGCACGTCTGCAGATGGAAAAGAGTGGACGTTCAAACTTCGCAAGGGGGTTAAATTCCACGACGGAACGCCCTTTAATGCCGAAGCGGTAAAGTTTAATGTAGAACGACAACTCCCACCGAATCCAACGGCTGACATGCCTTATGCTGACTTTACGCTTGGCATGGTGGACAAAGTCGTTGCTGTGGATGAGAACACCGTTAAATTTGTCCTAAAGAATCCATATGCCCCATTTCTCTTGAACCTTGCAATGTCGTTGAGTGCTCCTATGGGTTCTCCGACAGCTATTAAGAAATTCGGTAAAGACTTTGGTTCAAACCCTGTTGGCACAGGCCCATTTGTTTTTGCTGGTTGGGAAAAGGATTCTAAGATCACTCTCACAGCCAATAAAGACTATTGGGATGGCAAGCCGAAAATCGACAAACTAGTCTTTGAAGTGGTCAAAGAAAACTCCGTACGAGCCAATAAACTCTTGGCTGGCGAAGTGGATATCATTGATGGCATCGATCCGAATGATGTTGAAAAATTAAAAGCTGATACAAAACTTAACTTTAGCACTTCTCCGGGAATGAATATCAACTATATGGGATTGCGCACAGACCGTAAACCCTTTAATGATCCTAAAGTTCGTGAAGCAATTTCCATGGCTATTAATCGAGAAGAAATGGTGAAAAGCCTTTACAAGGGCAATGCTGCATTAGCTAACGGACCCTTGCCTTCAATTCTTTTCGGTTATGACAAAGATCTGCAACCTTACCCCTTTGATCAGGCGAAAGCCAAACAACTTTTAAAAGAAGCTGGTTACGATAATAACTTAAGCTTCGAACTCATCAGCTATCCAAATCCACGCCCTTACAATTCAGTTGGAGGAGATAGCTTGGCCACGGCGATTCAGGGATACTTGAAACAAGTTGGGGTCACCGTGAAAATCACCTCTGCGGCTTGGAAAGAACACAAAGAAAATGTAAAGAACGGCAAAGCAGAAGCTTATCTGTATGGTTGGACAGGAGATAATGGAGACCCTGATAACTTCTTGTATGCCTTACTCCACTCTAGTCAAATTGGCAATGGCCGTTTAAACGATGCGAAATACAATAATCCTCAATATGATGAATTACTCATGAAGGCACAACAAAGCTCCGATAAAAATGAGCGAATCAAGGATTACACCGCAGCCCAAGAGATTCTCGTCAAAGATGCACCATGGGTATTCATAAGTAGCTCAATGGATATGGCTGCTGCAAGCAAAAGTATCACAGGGTTCAAAATCCATCCGACAGGGGTTTACTTCCTAAAGTCGTTAGACAAAGCAACTAAATAA